The Rhizoctonia solani chromosome 14, complete sequence genome has a segment encoding these proteins:
- a CDS encoding 3'-5' exonuclease, with translation MKSQNHGLSTSFGSSASPTDPRHESPSDPELEPRKRSRKSTIMDALRRGISQTDAVSVPSRQMSTSSLPRFPNRSRSSTSTGRSPASPTGLPFYRHNEALDSISLPAVPTTNIKYLRDLDLANAAVAQMMDRMEPFPGSRWRGVVGFDMEWTVGLGMAQRKTGLIQLSDTRTILLIQISAMDSFPHMLKGLICSGTILKVGVNVVLDMKKLCRDFGSSYAARGVLDLSDLARTVDVGLVGTKIDDLDSNRASMGVGVFRADEITKRDDPTKSDSENDISGEEGTPAPGANGTRATSKKASTIDIISAGRRIISFARLARRYLGRDLEKGDVRTSDWERVLTAQQRLYAANDAHAGLALYYALRMLHSRSVANGSIPVPSPAPWENQTSSEEIKDSPSGRQPAPPPFRSKATNSKTLIERKFIPPSELQNLTALQLESILPWDSLVKDLHAEFENARAAVLVKREKEGVDLKGRGEAVVTVETIEPSEQAHATLEAHVPDLQSATAGSSSIFNPLGDTHYDNLQSGNTRTLASEDKRRSIRQRHAFQDKENEALGKKWPPSRNFTLYPAGSRSLASSSTTSSIPRSVSVIKTPLSSDEMDPQLQEPTRLVVNTRYAGSSSLNDDTRSVLQQPRAYILWHKQRLSLSQICASMRSGGNPLTKSTVISYIIETLKANDKLPFEASRLKDLIALDKTGWVRENYRQFLEAKVGPL, from the exons ATGAAGAGCCAGAACCACGGACTCTCCACAAGCTTTGGGTCAAG TGCCTCGCCGACGGACCCTCGTCATGAATCTCCCAGTGATCCAGAGTTAGAACCCAGAAAGAGGTCACGAAAAAGTACAATAATGGATGCTCTTAGACGTGGTATCAGTCAGACAGACGCAGTTTCTGTCCCTTCTCGTCAAATGTCGACTTCATCCCTCCCACGATTCCCAAATCGATCACGCTCGTCAACTAGTACTGGTAGATCTCCCGCTTCGCCAACTGGTCTCCCTTTCTATCGACACAACGAAGCGCTCGATTCGATATCCCTTCCTGCTGTACCAACCACCAATATCAAATATCTGAGAGATCTGGACCTAGCTAACGCTGCTGTTGCCCAAATGATGGATCGAATGGAACCTTTCCCAGGAAGTCGCTGGAGAGGAGTGGTTGGTTTCGACATGGAGTGGACTGTTGGCCTCGGTATGGCTCAGCGAAAGACTGGTCTTATTCAG CTTTCGGATACTAGGACCATATTGCTCATTCAAATATCGGCGATGGACT CTTTCCCCCATATGTTAAAA GGCCTCATTTGCTCCGGTACGATACTGAAAGTCGGTGTGAATGTTGTACTCGATATGAAAAAGCTCTGTCGGGACTTTGGCTCATCTTATGCAGCGCGCGGAGTACTTGACCTCTCCGATTTGGCACGTACTGTCGATGTCGGACTCGTTGGAACTAAGATCGATGATCTCGACTCGAATAGAGCAAGCATGGGTGTTGGCGTCTTCAGAGCCGATGAAATCACCAAACGCGACGACCCGACTAAGTCCGATAGTGAGAATGATATATCGGGGGAAGAGGGTACGCCAGCTCCTGGCGCCAATGGAACGAGGGCAACCAGTAAAAAAGCAAGCACGATCGACATAATCTCTGCTGGACGAAGAATAATTTCCTTCGCTCGACTTGCCCGGAGGTACCTAGGACGTGATCTTGAGAAGGGCGATGTCCGAACGAGTGACTGGGAAAGGGTACTAACGGCGCAACAAAGACTGT ATGCTGCAAACGACGCTCATGCCGGACTAGCGCTATATTACGCTCTTCGAATGCTTCACTCCCGCTCGGTGGCAAATGGTTCAATTCCTGTCCCCTCGCCTGCTCCTTGGGAAAATCAAACATCTTCCGAAGAAATAAAAGACTCTCCATCCGGGCGGCAACCAGCTCCACCGCCATTTCGGTCTAAGGCAACAAACTCCAAAACATTAATTGAACGGAAGTTTATACCGCCCAGCGAGCTCCAAAATCTCACAGCGTTGCAACTGGAATCTATTTTACCCTGGGACTCGCTGGTCAAGGATTTGCATGCTGAATTTGAAAACGCACGGGCAGCAGTGTTGGTCAAGCGGGAGAAGGAAGGAGTCGATTTAAAAGGCAGAGGGGAAGCAGTCGTCACGGTCGAAACGATCGAGCCGTCTGAACAAGCGCATGCTACACTAGAAGCGCATGTACCCGATTTGCAGAGTGCTACGGCCGGCAGTAGCTCAATATTCAACCCACTTGGCGATACACACTATGACAACCTCCAGTCGGGAAACACACGAACGTTAGCAAGCGAAGACAAACGACGCAGTATTCGCCAAAGGCATGCATTTCAAGACAAGGAAAACGAGGCTTTGGGAAAGAAATGGCCACCAAGTCGTAACTTTACTTTATATCCCGCCGGGTCACGGTCGCTAGCATCTTCATCTACTACGTCGTCGATACCCCGATCTGTTTCTGTGATCAAAACACCCCTGAGCAGCGACGAAATGGACCCTCAACTTCAGGAGCCAACTCGCTTGGTTGTAAATACTAGGTATGCTGGCTCGTCCTCACTCAATGATGACACACGGTCGGTCCTGCAACAGCCTCGCGCCTATATACTCTGGCATAAACAACGGCTCTCTCTATCCCAAATTTGCGCTTCAATGCGGTCGGGCGGGAATCCGCTCACGAAAAGTACAGTAAT CTCATACATCATTGAAACGCTTAAGGCCAACGACAAACTACCTTTTGAAGCGAGCAGGCTCAAAGATCTGATTGCTTTGGATAAGACTGGCTGGGTTCGGGAGAACTACAGGCAATTCCTTGAAGCTAAGGTCGGGCCCTTATAA
- a CDS encoding Nitronate monooxygenase, with the protein MPSGPIKTALTETFSVQHPIMLAGMNVAAGPKLAAAVTNAGGLGVIGGLGYTPKVLRQQIREIKDQLTDKNAPFGVDLLLPQVGGNARKTNYDYTKGQLPELLDVIIDEKAALFVCAVGVPPKSAVEKLHKAGIPIMNMVGHPKHVAKALEAGVDIICAQGGEGGGHTGHVPTSILIPACVDAVKGHKSPLTGKPVFVVAAGGIFDGRGLAAALMWGAQGVWVGTSLKKAGHEDIMRTLIFTGRPLNVYITDYIRDWETKRQAEIKELINKGIIPHEHELEKHPEKSLAGRRFLMGNVAAIIKDVLPAKTIVDNMVSEALDCISRANGMVGGKPRL; encoded by the exons ATGCCAAGTGGTCCTATTAAAACTGCGCTCACGG AAACATTTTCTGTGCAGCATCCGATCATGCTTGCTGGCATGAACGTAGCTGCTGGCCCAAAGTTGGCAGCCGCCGTAACT AACGCTGGTGGACTTGGTGTCATTGGCGGCCTCGGCTACACTCCAAAAGTGCTCCGCCAACAG ATACGAGAAATTAAGGATCAGCTTACCGATAAAAACGCCCCTTTCGGCGTCGACTTGCTTCTTCCGCAAGTCGGAGGCAATGCTCGCAAAACCAAC TATGACTACACCAAGGGACAATTGCCCGAGTTATTGGATGTTATTATCGATGAAAAGGCCGCGCTCTTTGTTTGTGCGGTTGGTGTTCCGCCCAAGAGTGCGGTTGAGAAGTTACACAAGGCTGGTATTCCTATCATGAAT ATGGTTGGCCATCCAAAG CATGTTGCCAAGGCCTTGGAGGCCGGCGTTGACATTATTTGCGCTCAG GGAGGAGAGGGCGGTGGACACACTGGACACGTCCCTACTAGCATTCTTATTCCCGCTTGCGTT GACGCAGTCAAGGGCCACAAATCCCCATTGACCGGTAAACCTGTATTTGTAGTTGCCGCCGGAGGCATATTTGATGGGCGCGGCCTCGCTGCAGCACTCATGTGGGGAGCACAGGGCGTGTGGGTTGGCACGAG CCTAAAGAAAGCTGGTCACGAA GATATCATGCGTACGTTGATCTTCACTGGCCGACCGCTAAATGTCTATATTACCGACTACATCAGAGATTG GGAGACAAAGCGTCAGGCTGAGATTAAAGAGCTAATTAACAAGGGAATTATTCCTCAC GAGCATGAGCTTGAAAAGCACCCTGAAAAGTCTCTCGCTGGCCG TCGTTTCTTGATGGGTAATGTTGCTGCCATCATCAAAGATGTACTCCCGGCCAAGACTATTGTTGATAACATGGTATCTGAAGCTTTGGATTGTATCAGCCGAGCCAACGGAATGGTCGGAGGAAAACCTAGGCTATGA